The following are encoded together in the Pseudoclavibacter endophyticus genome:
- a CDS encoding DNA-3-methyladenine glycosylase 2 has product MRASAPPIDDDAAYRACSGREARFDGRLYLAVTSTGIYCRPSCPARTPRREHCRFFATAAACVAAGYRACKRCRPDALPGTRDWDASGDLTARALRLIRDGALDTAGGVAGLAARLHVSERQLRRVLVEATGASPVQLAATRRAALARQLMEQTALPLAEVAFAAGFSSIRRFNDTMRAEFGVAPSMLPRRRGAIGDPGERAESSRRPRITLRLRTRAPFGTATLRTFLANHAVAGLERTAPETHERVVPVPGGYALARVDWPRGEAGDQERPGERGGRARAGERHGDISVVVHLDLPRLDDLMPAIARVRRMLDLDADPALVDEALAADTRLAPLVTAAPGMRIPGSVAPHETALMIVLGQQVSVRAALTVQARLAAEYGRALPELASSSEHPDAAPRGSASPAPTPWMSPPDPAAIADDGVARVRSRLGVDGNRATALVALAAELAAPGAGTAAIDLGQGADRAATRARLLALPRVGPWTADLIAMRCLGDPDVFVGGDLIARRALGALVGTPGLTPRAADRLADAWRPWRSYALMHLWRTEYHRS; this is encoded by the coding sequence ACGTCGACCGGCATCTACTGCCGTCCCTCCTGTCCCGCGCGCACCCCGAGACGCGAGCACTGCAGGTTCTTCGCGACCGCGGCCGCCTGCGTCGCCGCCGGGTATCGCGCCTGCAAGCGGTGCCGGCCGGATGCCCTGCCAGGCACCAGGGATTGGGATGCGTCGGGCGACCTGACGGCGCGGGCGCTTCGCCTGATCCGCGACGGTGCGCTCGACACGGCTGGCGGCGTCGCCGGCCTCGCGGCCCGCCTGCACGTCTCGGAGCGGCAGCTTCGCCGCGTGCTGGTCGAGGCGACCGGGGCATCGCCGGTGCAGCTCGCGGCGACTCGTCGCGCGGCGCTCGCGCGTCAACTGATGGAGCAGACGGCCCTGCCGCTCGCCGAGGTCGCGTTCGCCGCGGGGTTCAGCAGCATCAGGCGGTTCAACGACACGATGCGCGCGGAGTTCGGCGTGGCGCCGTCGATGCTGCCCCGTCGACGCGGAGCCATCGGTGATCCAGGCGAGCGCGCCGAGTCGTCGCGGCGCCCGCGCATCACGCTGCGGCTCCGGACGCGCGCCCCGTTCGGGACGGCGACCCTGCGCACGTTCCTCGCGAACCATGCGGTGGCGGGCCTGGAGCGCACTGCCCCGGAGACGCACGAGCGCGTCGTGCCGGTGCCCGGCGGGTACGCGCTGGCCCGCGTCGACTGGCCGCGCGGCGAGGCGGGCGATCAGGAGCGCCCCGGCGAACGCGGCGGCCGGGCGCGCGCGGGCGAACGGCACGGCGACATCTCGGTCGTCGTGCACCTCGATCTGCCGCGCCTCGACGACCTCATGCCCGCGATCGCGCGGGTGCGCCGGATGCTGGACCTCGACGCCGACCCCGCCCTCGTCGACGAGGCGCTCGCGGCCGACACTCGCCTCGCCCCGCTCGTCACCGCCGCGCCGGGCATGCGCATCCCGGGGTCGGTCGCCCCGCACGAGACGGCGCTCATGATCGTGCTCGGCCAACAGGTCTCGGTGCGCGCGGCGTTGACCGTACAGGCTCGGCTCGCGGCGGAGTACGGGCGGGCGCTTCCCGAGCTCGCGTCGTCCTCGGAGCATCCGGACGCTGCCCCTCGTGGCAGCGCTTCGCCCGCGCCCACGCCTTGGATGAGCCCACCCGATCCCGCGGCGATCGCCGACGACGGCGTCGCCCGGGTGCGCTCACGGCTCGGCGTCGACGGCAACCGCGCCACCGCCCTGGTTGCCCTCGCCGCCGAGCTCGCGGCGCCGGGGGCCGGAACCGCCGCCATCGACCTCGGCCAGGGCGCCGACCGCGCGGCGACGCGTGCACGCCTGCTCGCGCTCCCCCGCGTCGGGCCCTGGACTGCCGACCTCATCGCGATGCGCTGCCTCGGCGACCCGGACGTGTTCGTCGGGGGCGACCTCATCGCGCGGCGCGCGCTCGGCGCACTCGTCGGTACGCCCGGCCTCACGCCCCGCGCGGCAGACCGCCTCGCCGACGCGTGGCGACCCTGGCGGAGCTACGCCCTTATGCACCTCTGGCGAACGGAGTACCACCGGTCATGA
- a CDS encoding solute symporter family protein gives MSAIAAVLAQVDQTMESNPVLNMSVFGAFVAVTLFIVIRASRNNKTAADYYAGGRSFTGTQNGFAISGDYLSAASFLGICGAIAVNGYDGFLYSIGFLVAWLVALLLVAELMRNTGKFTMADVLSFRLKQTPVRMAAALTTLAVCFFYLLAQMAGAGGLVSLLLGIDAPIGQSIVIAVVGVLMIIYVLIGGMKGTTWVQIIKAFLLIGGAFVMTIWVLAIYGFNFDALLQGAVDNSPMGEEILGPGLQYANPVDFLSLGLALVLGTAGLPHVLMRFYTVPTAKEARKSVVWAIWLIGGFYLLTLVLGYGAGALVGPETIENAPGGVNSAAPLLAQAIGGPILMGFISAVAFATILAVVAGLTITAAASFAHDIYASVIRKGQVTGDGEVKVARITVLVIGALAIIGGIGVQGQNVAFLVALAFAVAASANLPTILYSLFWRGFTTRGAVWSMYGGLAAALLLILFSPVVSGAETSVFPDANFAIWPLSNPGIVSIPIGFALGWIGSITTPKGSEDPRLAAEMEVRSLTGHGAEKAVEH, from the coding sequence ATGAGTGCCATCGCGGCTGTTCTCGCCCAGGTCGACCAGACCATGGAAAGCAATCCCGTCCTCAACATGTCGGTGTTCGGCGCGTTCGTGGCGGTCACGCTCTTCATCGTGATCCGCGCCAGTCGGAACAACAAGACGGCGGCCGACTACTACGCGGGCGGTCGCTCGTTCACGGGAACGCAGAACGGGTTCGCGATCTCCGGGGACTATCTCTCGGCGGCGTCCTTTCTCGGCATCTGCGGCGCGATCGCCGTGAACGGGTACGACGGGTTCCTCTACTCGATCGGCTTCCTCGTTGCGTGGCTCGTCGCGCTCCTGCTCGTCGCCGAGCTCATGCGCAACACGGGCAAGTTCACGATGGCGGATGTGCTGTCGTTCCGCCTCAAGCAGACCCCGGTTCGTATGGCGGCGGCGCTCACGACGCTCGCCGTGTGCTTCTTCTACCTGCTGGCGCAGATGGCCGGGGCCGGCGGCCTCGTTTCGCTGCTGCTCGGCATCGACGCACCCATCGGGCAATCGATCGTCATCGCCGTCGTCGGGGTGCTGATGATCATCTACGTGCTCATCGGTGGCATGAAGGGCACGACCTGGGTGCAGATCATCAAGGCGTTCCTGCTCATCGGCGGCGCGTTCGTCATGACGATCTGGGTGCTCGCGATCTACGGGTTCAACTTCGACGCGCTGCTGCAGGGCGCGGTCGACAACTCTCCGATGGGCGAAGAGATCCTGGGGCCCGGCCTGCAATACGCCAATCCCGTCGACTTCCTCTCGCTCGGCCTCGCCCTCGTCCTCGGCACCGCCGGGCTGCCGCACGTGCTCATGCGGTTCTACACGGTGCCGACGGCGAAGGAGGCCCGCAAGTCCGTGGTCTGGGCGATCTGGCTCATCGGCGGCTTCTACCTGCTCACGCTCGTGCTGGGCTACGGCGCGGGCGCGCTCGTCGGACCCGAGACGATCGAGAACGCGCCGGGCGGCGTCAACTCGGCTGCCCCGCTGCTCGCGCAGGCGATCGGCGGGCCGATCCTGATGGGCTTCATCTCGGCGGTCGCGTTCGCGACGATTCTCGCCGTGGTCGCGGGCCTGACCATCACCGCCGCCGCGTCGTTCGCGCACGACATCTACGCGAGCGTGATCCGCAAGGGTCAGGTGACGGGCGACGGTGAGGTGAAGGTCGCGCGCATCACCGTGCTTGTCATCGGCGCCCTCGCGATCATCGGCGGCATCGGCGTTCAGGGGCAGAACGTCGCGTTCCTCGTAGCGCTCGCGTTCGCCGTCGCGGCATCGGCCAACCTGCCGACCATCCTGTACTCGCTCTTCTGGCGAGGGTTCACGACCCGGGGCGCCGTGTGGAGCATGTACGGCGGGCTCGCCGCCGCGCTTCTGCTCATCCTCTTCTCGCCCGTGGTCTCGGGCGCGGAGACGAGCGTCTTCCCCGACGCGAACTTCGCGATCTGGCCGCTCAGCAACCCCGGCATCGTGTCGATCCCGATCGGATTCGCCCTCGGCTGGATCGGCTCGATCACGACGCCGAAGGGCTCGGAAGACCCACGACTCGCCGCCGAGATGGAGGTGCGATCGCTCACCGGCCACGGCGCCGAGAAAGCGGTTGAGCACTGA
- a CDS encoding DUF485 domain-containing protein, whose protein sequence is MTNSSPDSATTGVIDYVAEEDTPRFRGLKRVHRGFVFPLSIFFLLWYFVYVVLAGWAPEFMATEVFGHVTIGLLLGLGQFVTTFVITMWYVRFANRRLDPIASEIRADLEAKEASR, encoded by the coding sequence ATGACGAATTCATCGCCAGACTCGGCGACGACCGGCGTTATCGACTATGTCGCCGAGGAAGACACCCCACGATTCCGGGGGCTGAAGCGCGTGCACCGAGGCTTCGTGTTCCCGCTGTCAATCTTCTTTCTCCTCTGGTACTTCGTGTACGTGGTGCTTGCGGGATGGGCACCGGAATTCATGGCGACCGAGGTGTTCGGCCACGTGACGATCGGTCTGCTGCTCGGGCTCGGCCAATTCGTGACGACGTTCGTGATCACCATGTGGTACGTGCGGTTCGCGAATCGGAGGCTCGACCCGATCGCGAGCGAGATCCGCGCCGACCTCGAAGCGAAGGAGGCCTCACGATGA
- a CDS encoding helix-turn-helix transcriptional regulator, with protein sequence MEPSAVGNGAHLLESAVREFARRTRFPIAFGGLVSRDTAAVTVKIGTHTNALDGLAVRRERGLGGRAMTELRPRMTGNYSTARQITHDYDSYILGEGISTLLAVPVIVHGRALGVLYGGAWGRWNIGGVTTSPAVDVARSLADELRIHDEVERRIADARASTREPGLSPTQRETVRETYAELRRIAAALPDAAVRARLAEVEQRLATLSGAVHEPLQREADVQLTPREIDVLACVALGATNAEAGQQLGLREATVKAYLGTAMSKLQASTRHAAVAQARKLGLLP encoded by the coding sequence GTGGAACCAAGCGCAGTGGGCAATGGTGCGCACTTGCTCGAGTCGGCCGTGCGTGAATTCGCGCGGCGCACGAGGTTTCCGATCGCATTCGGAGGCCTCGTCTCGCGCGACACGGCAGCCGTCACCGTCAAGATCGGCACGCACACTAACGCGCTCGACGGCCTCGCGGTTCGCCGCGAACGGGGGCTCGGCGGACGTGCCATGACCGAGCTCCGGCCGCGCATGACGGGCAACTACAGCACGGCGCGGCAGATCACGCACGACTACGACAGCTACATCCTCGGCGAGGGGATCAGCACGCTGCTCGCCGTGCCCGTCATCGTCCACGGCAGGGCGCTCGGTGTGCTCTACGGCGGGGCCTGGGGGCGGTGGAACATCGGCGGCGTCACGACGTCGCCCGCCGTCGACGTCGCGAGGAGTCTGGCGGACGAGCTGCGCATCCACGATGAGGTGGAACGGCGCATCGCCGACGCGCGGGCGAGCACGCGCGAGCCCGGTCTCTCGCCGACCCAGCGGGAGACGGTCCGGGAAACCTACGCCGAGTTGCGTCGCATCGCCGCGGCCCTGCCGGATGCCGCCGTTCGCGCTCGCCTGGCCGAGGTCGAGCAGCGTCTGGCCACCCTCTCGGGCGCGGTCCACGAGCCGCTGCAGCGCGAGGCGGACGTGCAGCTGACGCCGCGCGAGATCGACGTGCTCGCCTGCGTCGCCCTCGGCGCGACCAACGCCGAGGCGGGCCAGCAGCTCGGCCTGCGCGAGGCGACCGTCAAGGCGTATCTCGGAACGGCGATGTCGAAGCTCCAGGCGTCGACGCGTCACGCGGCCGTGGCGCAGGCGCGAAAACTCGGCCTCCTCCCGTGA
- a CDS encoding methylated-DNA--[protein]-cysteine S-methyltransferase produces the protein MTTNRTPASDPMSPGTAAPGATALLEAAVEIADHPFTALVDATTGEVVAGGFCPGDALFARLGPADRGARTPADLEHPVVVALRAYGAGDLDALDGIPVRQSASPFRSEVQAALRRIPAGTALTYRELASAAGRPRAVRAAASGCATNLVALIVPCHRVRRSDGSLGGYAYGNAVKARLLAHEGTT, from the coding sequence ATGACCACGAATCGCACACCAGCATCCGACCCGATGTCCCCGGGCACGGCGGCACCGGGCGCCACCGCGCTGCTCGAAGCCGCCGTCGAGATCGCTGACCACCCCTTCACGGCGCTCGTCGACGCGACCACCGGCGAGGTCGTCGCCGGCGGGTTCTGCCCCGGCGACGCCCTGTTCGCGCGGCTCGGACCCGCCGACCGCGGGGCACGAACGCCCGCGGACCTCGAGCATCCGGTCGTGGTGGCGCTGCGCGCCTACGGCGCCGGCGACCTCGATGCGCTCGACGGCATTCCCGTGCGCCAGTCGGCCTCACCCTTCCGCAGCGAGGTCCAGGCGGCCCTTCGCCGCATCCCAGCGGGCACGGCCCTCACCTACCGCGAACTGGCGTCGGCCGCCGGCCGCCCGCGGGCGGTGCGCGCGGCCGCGAGCGGCTGCGCCACCAATCTCGTCGCGCTCATCGTGCCGTGCCACCGTGTTCGCCGATCCGACGGTTCGCTCGGCGGCTATGCGTACGGGAACGCGGTGAAGGCGCGCCTCCTCGCCCACGAGGGGACGACCTGA